Below is a window of Macadamia integrifolia cultivar HAES 741 chromosome 8, SCU_Mint_v3, whole genome shotgun sequence DNA.
tttcttctccctttctcttttgtgagtgaaTATTGGAAGTTTATATTATCATTAAGGCACAAAGTTTGTTTATCTACCAAGCAGTTGATGGGGTATGTGGTTTGGCACAATATGACACATTAACGGAACTTTCATTGTATGCAAAAGTGTCTTAAACTCTCATGCTTTGTACCATAAATCCATAACAACTACCAAAAAATGTGTTGCTCTATCGCCTATTGATCCCTTGACctgaacataaaaaaaaagaagaaataatatatatattactcTTGGTAGTACACCTCACCTCAATTCTCAGCTCTCCTTGACAATCTTTgatattctctcttctccctaaCCACATGGACTCATATATACGAATCATCGGACACTTCCTCCCATGCACCCATTTGCTTAGTGTGAAAGATCTCAATACATGTGTAAATCCATATTTATAGGGGAAgataagaaaagtaactccTATGTGTGCAAAAAGACCAATGAAAGCACTTGATGAAGCATCCACTCCATGCAATTTTCCATCTTGTCATGCCATTGTTAAGGTCCCAGGCACCAGAAGAGACTCAAAGAGGAAGACCCATAAACGTAAAAAGAGAGCCAAGTTGAGCCAAGTTAACTGGGCTCTGAGGGTGTAaatcgattcgattttgattttcgattcaaaattgacatccataaagTGGGCTATGATTTTTAGGAATTCGGGATCAACTTCATCCACAGGAATTAGGGATATCCTGATGTCTTGGCCCCATGACAGAAGATGAACCAAAACCTCATTAGCCAATGAGGATCATAATTCGGATTCGCCTATATCCAGTTTTCTCCATCTTACCATCTTATGTATACTACCACTGTAACCTACTTTCTCCACCGGTCGTAGAGAGAGTGGCAGCTAGTTGGCCCAACAATGGCGTCGAACGCATTGAGGAGCTGCGGTGTTGCAGCTGTGTTCCCTTCACTTCTTTCTTCATCCAAGTCTAAATTCGCCACAGCCCTGCCACTCCCCAATGCGGCCAATGCCTCCTCCGCACGCTTTACCATGTCCGCCGAGTGGATGCCCGGCCAACCTCGCCCTCCCTACCTCGATGGTTCAGCACCTGGgtatatttattttccttctaaaTTCTGATTTAGAAACTACTGAAATCCCTCTGGGCATCAAAGTTCTCCTCTTTACATGTTTCAGGGACTTTGGTTTCGACCCTCTTCGGCTTGGTGAAGTACCGGAAACCCTCGAAAGATTCAAGGAATCAGAACTCATTCACTGCAGATGGGCAATGCTTGCAGTTGTAAGTTCAATTTATAAATGGGGCTTTAATTAGTTGCTTCCAATTGGATTTAATTTAGTTCTTATTGTGCTCTCCATTGCATTATACAGCCAGGGATCTTAGTGCCAGAGGCATTAGGATTGGGAAACTGGGTGCAGGCACAGGAGTGGGCGGCGGTCCCAGGTGGGCAAGCAACTTACCTGGGCAACCCAGTCCCATGGGGAACTCTCCCAACCATCTTGGTCATCGAGTTCCTCTCTATTTCCTTTGTGGAGCACCAACGTAGCATGGAGAAGGATCCTGAGAAGAAGAAGTACCCCGGTGGAGCCTTCGACCCCTTGGGCTACTCCAAGGACCCTGTCAAATTCGAGGAGTACAAGGTCAAGGAGGTCAAAAACGGTTAGAGCCTTTCCATCCTTTCTGAGTTTCAACTTTGTTAATGCTCCATACAACTCCATTAATCAAATTCTCTACGTGTTTTCTTCTCAGGTCGTCTTGCTTTGTTAGCCTTCGTTGGATTCTGCGTTCAACAATCAGCTTACCCAGGAACAGGGCCTTTAGAGAACCTCGCAACCCACTTGGCTGATCCATGGCACAACAACATCGGGAATGTCCTCATACCTAGAGGGGTTTTGCCATGATCCCAGTAATCTCATCTAAACCAACTGTAAAAGTACTACTCCATGTAATCATCTATAATGAAACAGAATTGCGTCTTTTTGATCTCTGTTATTTTAGTActaaaatgtaaattttttaccTCTTTCTCATCCCAATACGAAAAACTGATCATGATGAAACAGAATTGAGTATTCTTATATTAGGGGTGTTAAATGGTGTGGTTTTGGTTAttcagttcgattttggttcgatttatattttaataaagtgaaatcaaaatcgtaCTAGATGGGAATAAGGTAAAATCATAATCATTTTCATCCGGTTTCAATTTTAGCCATTTTTAATCGGTTTTTGTTATTCGAT
It encodes the following:
- the LOC122086151 gene encoding chlorophyll a-b binding protein 6, chloroplastic-like → MASNALRSCGVAAVFPSLLSSSKSKFATALPLPNAANASSARFTMSAEWMPGQPRPPYLDGSAPGDFGFDPLRLGEVPETLERFKESELIHCRWAMLAVPGILVPEALGLGNWVQAQEWAAVPGGQATYLGNPVPWGTLPTILVIEFLSISFVEHQRSMEKDPEKKKYPGGAFDPLGYSKDPVKFEEYKVKEVKNGRLALLAFVGFCVQQSAYPGTGPLENLATHLADPWHNNIGNVLIPRGVLP